In a genomic window of Streptomyces koelreuteriae:
- a CDS encoding LuxR family transcriptional regulator AbsR2: MTTYERDATPLELPWPFAGREDELELVRRSLTGGRRGIVVTGPAGCGKTRLVTEAVRGTDCARAAGTPESRALPFAAFAPLLPETVTLHRAVQLLSGVRTLVVDDAHLLDDASAALVHQLAVHGRTRLLVVATDGTPVPGAISRLWTGELLPRLTLEPPAQEETAQLLTAGAGPLDPLTVGRLHRLSRGDLRLLRDLLGAVRGRLTDVPGTEERAWRGPVPLTTAVRERTAPVLGRTCPRERETLDRLAFAEPLPLRPDDADLGALEALESDGLIHVDDAGTVRLAHPLHGPVLRAAAGRLRARRLSRTPDEYAAALDAESAALAHRIDRDDVRAMPTPVGEWLVAEGGTLPCGYAAVRARFARLRGELREAAAWAREGLRGTPSDMSCQDELDRAAAQSGDPAADLRGDLDTVLADLADPYDAVRLGAPEKVIDRLTGVFARHADALTRADGPALDEVAEELERRGFTLFAAEAHAQAVGAHREPRAARHSRTRAVALARRCQGARTPALSGLVLGELTARQRQIVTLAAAGLSNRQIAERLTLSIRTVGNHLYSAYARLGASDRGALPWLTEVPEAQPA; encoded by the coding sequence GTGACGACTTACGAGCGGGACGCGACGCCCCTGGAGCTGCCCTGGCCCTTCGCCGGGCGGGAGGACGAACTGGAGCTGGTCCGCAGGTCCCTGACCGGCGGACGCCGCGGCATCGTGGTGACGGGCCCGGCGGGCTGCGGCAAGACCCGCCTCGTCACCGAGGCGGTCCGCGGCACCGACTGCGCCCGGGCGGCCGGTACGCCCGAGAGCCGCGCCCTCCCCTTCGCCGCGTTCGCCCCTCTGCTGCCCGAGACGGTCACCCTGCACCGCGCGGTCCAGCTCCTGTCCGGCGTACGGACGCTGGTCGTGGACGACGCGCACCTCCTCGACGACGCCTCCGCCGCCCTGGTCCACCAACTCGCCGTGCACGGCCGCACCCGGCTGCTGGTCGTCGCCACGGACGGCACCCCGGTGCCCGGCGCGATCTCCCGGCTGTGGACCGGAGAACTGCTGCCGCGCCTCACTCTGGAGCCGCCCGCGCAGGAGGAGACCGCACAGCTCCTCACGGCCGGCGCCGGCCCCCTCGACCCGCTCACCGTCGGCCGGCTGCACCGCCTGAGCCGGGGCGATCTGCGGCTGCTGCGCGATCTGCTGGGCGCGGTGCGCGGGCGGCTCACCGACGTCCCGGGCACCGAGGAACGCGCGTGGCGGGGCCCGGTGCCGCTGACCACGGCCGTACGGGAGCGCACCGCCCCCGTCCTCGGCCGCACCTGCCCTCGCGAGCGCGAGACCCTGGACCGTCTCGCCTTCGCCGAACCCCTGCCGCTGCGCCCGGACGACGCGGACCTCGGGGCCCTGGAAGCCCTGGAGTCCGACGGCCTGATCCATGTCGACGACGCGGGCACCGTCCGCCTCGCCCACCCCCTGCACGGACCGGTGCTCCGGGCGGCGGCCGGCCGGCTGCGGGCGCGCCGGCTGTCCCGCACACCGGATGAGTACGCCGCCGCCCTCGACGCCGAGTCGGCCGCACTGGCCCACCGCATCGACCGGGACGACGTACGGGCCATGCCCACGCCGGTGGGGGAGTGGCTGGTCGCCGAGGGCGGCACGCTGCCGTGCGGGTACGCCGCCGTACGCGCCCGGTTCGCCCGGCTGCGCGGGGAGTTGCGGGAAGCGGCGGCCTGGGCGAGGGAGGGGCTGCGCGGTACGCCCTCGGACATGTCGTGCCAGGACGAACTCGACCGTGCCGCAGCCCAGTCGGGAGATCCCGCCGCCGACCTTCGGGGCGACCTCGACACCGTCCTCGCGGACCTCGCCGACCCCTACGACGCCGTCCGGCTCGGCGCCCCCGAGAAGGTCATCGACCGGCTCACCGGTGTGTTCGCCCGGCACGCCGACGCCCTGACCCGCGCCGACGGCCCGGCCCTGGACGAGGTCGCCGAGGAGCTGGAGCGGCGCGGCTTCACCCTGTTCGCCGCCGAGGCGCACGCCCAGGCCGTGGGGGCACACCGCGAGCCGCGTGCCGCCCGGCACTCCCGCACCCGGGCCGTGGCACTGGCCCGGCGCTGCCAGGGCGCGCGTACGCCGGCGCTGTCCGGGCTGGTCCTCGGCGAACTCACCGCCCGGCAGCGGCAGATCGTCACCCTCGCGGCGGCGGGCCTGAGCAACCGGCAGATCGCCGAACGCCTCACCTTGTCGATCCGCACCGTCGGCAACCACCTCTACAGCGCCTACGCCCGGCTCGGCGCGAGCGACCGCGGCGCCCTGCCGTGGCTGACCGAGGTACCGGAGGCCCAGCCCGCCTGA
- the absR1 gene encoding beta-glucuronidase AbsR1 yields the protein MTARYCSLAQTPAPAPAPGPAAERLSALASGRRMWVNGTVLHYWFFDGDSDASVIPVPGTGMTRRVSWAGAEEQRDVVRSCFREWQDLGTGISFAEVDDRSEAELRIGFQLGDGSWSAVGRDALLAGRHERTMNLGWDLTAPGERGTALHQIGHALGMLHEHQSPFAGLHFDDEAVYAELAGPPHHWSREKTHYNILRKLDPDEANGSVWDPQSIMEFPFSSGLVLEPEQYRAGLNPPGTLSAADKEFVLRWYPPAHPAGPSELVPFRSAPLGLGPGEQADFVIDPPETRTYTLGTFGDGDTVVVAFEERDGEPRYLAGQDDGGTARNATISARLVKGRRYHVRVRLYSAWGSGETAVMCW from the coding sequence ATGACCGCACGCTACTGCTCGCTGGCTCAGACGCCGGCGCCCGCCCCCGCACCGGGGCCGGCGGCCGAGCGGCTGAGCGCGCTCGCGAGCGGGCGGCGTATGTGGGTCAACGGCACAGTGCTGCACTACTGGTTCTTCGACGGCGACAGCGACGCGTCCGTCATCCCCGTGCCGGGGACGGGGATGACGCGACGGGTGTCGTGGGCCGGCGCCGAGGAGCAGCGGGACGTGGTGCGCTCCTGCTTCCGGGAGTGGCAGGACCTCGGCACCGGGATCTCCTTCGCCGAGGTCGACGACCGCTCGGAGGCCGAACTGCGCATCGGGTTCCAGCTCGGCGACGGCTCCTGGTCGGCCGTGGGCCGCGACGCGCTGCTGGCCGGACGGCACGAGCGCACCATGAACCTCGGCTGGGACCTGACCGCGCCCGGGGAGCGCGGGACGGCCCTGCACCAGATCGGGCACGCGCTCGGCATGCTGCACGAGCACCAGAGCCCGTTCGCCGGTCTCCACTTCGACGACGAGGCGGTGTACGCCGAACTGGCCGGCCCGCCCCACCACTGGAGCCGGGAGAAAACGCACTACAACATTCTGCGCAAGCTCGACCCGGACGAGGCCAACGGTTCCGTCTGGGACCCGCAGTCGATCATGGAGTTCCCGTTCTCGTCGGGGCTGGTGCTGGAGCCGGAGCAGTACCGCGCGGGTCTGAACCCGCCCGGCACCCTGTCCGCCGCCGACAAGGAGTTCGTGCTCCGCTGGTATCCGCCGGCTCATCCGGCGGGACCGTCCGAACTGGTGCCGTTCCGCTCGGCGCCGCTCGGTCTCGGCCCGGGCGAGCAGGCCGACTTCGTCATCGACCCGCCGGAGACCCGCACCTACACGCTGGGCACCTTCGGCGACGGCGACACCGTCGTCGTGGCCTTCGAGGAGCGGGACGGGGAGCCCCGTTACCTCGCCGGGCAGGACGACGGAGGGACGGCGCGCAACGCCACGATCAGCGCCCGGCTCGTCAAGGGCCGCCGCTACCACGTCCGTGTACGCCTGTACTCCGCGTGGGGTTCCGGCGAGACGGCGGTGATGTGCTGGTGA
- a CDS encoding cation:proton antiporter codes for METSRRDRDRRPRPRAAVPAVLLWALGALVLGVLIGLAADPSRLVGTTGYVFATGLLLAVGLYGSTYGIDLADLRRDLRGVVAAVTLGVLLKAAIVSGVMVWASGHPEYLILGIVVAQIDPLSVTALGRDAHMSRRARSLLTAWASFDDPMTVLLTLYVAGYAYTAAGHPGTPSVVGGGARGYALGLAFNALLLAGALALWWAGGRLWPARRAREESAEPGELDRPRRPVTPLGALLVVAVLVLAAANMLMLAVAVAGLFLRARAFARPLARAVTSAFLLATALLGLFAAQGVSLGPGVLLGVSAFGAQAVVAVLLMPLFVRGLSRRDRILLGIGQQNGLTAVLLALTLERDFPKTVGIVAPAVVTVNLLHYGARMAFGCWSRHRAGKNRQPTGERRRLPRHPAADEGRTGETPTATDGLRSSA; via the coding sequence GTGGAGACGTCCCGACGCGACCGTGACCGGCGGCCGAGGCCGCGGGCGGCGGTTCCGGCCGTCCTGCTGTGGGCGCTGGGCGCGCTGGTCCTGGGCGTTCTGATCGGTCTGGCGGCGGATCCGTCGCGTCTGGTCGGCACCACCGGGTACGTCTTCGCCACCGGACTGCTGCTGGCCGTGGGCTTGTACGGCAGCACGTACGGCATCGATCTCGCCGATCTGCGGCGTGATCTGCGCGGTGTGGTGGCGGCGGTCACGCTGGGAGTCCTCCTCAAGGCGGCGATCGTCTCGGGCGTCATGGTCTGGGCGTCGGGGCACCCGGAGTATCTGATCCTCGGCATCGTCGTCGCGCAGATCGACCCGCTGTCGGTGACCGCCCTCGGCAGGGACGCGCACATGTCGCGGCGCGCCCGGTCGCTGCTCACGGCGTGGGCCTCCTTCGACGACCCGATGACGGTCCTGCTGACGCTGTACGTCGCCGGATACGCCTACACGGCCGCGGGGCACCCGGGCACACCGTCGGTGGTGGGCGGCGGGGCCCGCGGCTACGCCCTCGGACTGGCGTTCAACGCGCTGCTCCTGGCCGGTGCCCTCGCGCTGTGGTGGGCGGGCGGCAGGCTGTGGCCGGCACGGCGGGCCCGTGAGGAGTCCGCGGAGCCCGGCGAACTCGACCGCCCCCGGCGACCGGTGACACCGCTCGGCGCGCTGCTGGTCGTGGCCGTGCTCGTGCTCGCGGCGGCGAACATGCTGATGCTCGCCGTGGCCGTGGCTGGACTGTTCCTGCGCGCGCGGGCCTTCGCCCGTCCGCTCGCGCGGGCGGTCACCAGCGCCTTTCTGCTCGCGACCGCCCTGCTGGGCCTGTTCGCCGCCCAGGGGGTGTCGCTGGGCCCGGGAGTGCTGCTGGGCGTCTCGGCGTTCGGCGCACAGGCGGTGGTGGCCGTGCTGCTGATGCCCCTCTTCGTGCGCGGCCTGTCCCGAAGGGACCGGATCCTGCTGGGGATCGGCCAGCAGAACGGTCTGACGGCCGTGCTGCTCGCCCTCACCCTCGAACGCGACTTCCCGAAGACGGTCGGCATCGTCGCCCCGGCCGTGGTGACCGTCAATCTGCTGCACTACGGGGCGCGCATGGCGTTCGGCTGCTGGTCCCGCCACCGGGCCGGGAAGAACCGGCAACCCACGGGTGAACGGCGGCGTCTCCCCCGGCATCCGGCGGCCGACGAGGGCAGGACGGGCGAGACACCGACGGCGACCGACGGACTGCGGTCCTCCGCGTAG
- a CDS encoding ATP-binding protein yields the protein MTNSDWANPYGVRKPYGSNGAGNGDGRDSGANGSATLSADHPLVPWKQPDHMHQWVDVDHSRDELDRFEEDWPHLDELLDSSSGHGRVVVVSGQPGMGKTSLIHRCIHEARRRISAAAPAAGNPLVLFAPTAGLDNDGRRISVDPDGRSFAPTRLINARIRREIAKRLLLHEFPEPRVQAIISEEDPFQAYSEMSDLLIQHNALLFVVIPHIRWNDAHLRAAFLRTCLSPAHPRIVLFVEVSHGAAETPRDVTAALAGSAAVTHLALRELDSEDIWRFSHSARAAGGGPHSLVEPDRSSLMAAHDEWKPSDVRELRKVFHSAANALRSAPHPWAIDADALRPHWESRRARRDALLREPILPRPGG from the coding sequence ATGACCAACTCCGACTGGGCGAACCCCTACGGAGTGCGCAAACCGTACGGATCGAACGGCGCGGGCAACGGCGACGGCCGTGACAGCGGCGCGAACGGTTCCGCCACGCTGAGCGCCGACCACCCCCTGGTGCCGTGGAAGCAGCCGGACCACATGCACCAGTGGGTCGACGTCGACCACTCCCGTGACGAACTGGACCGCTTCGAGGAGGACTGGCCCCACCTCGACGAACTCCTCGACTCGAGCTCCGGGCACGGCCGGGTGGTGGTCGTCAGCGGACAGCCCGGCATGGGCAAGACATCGCTCATCCACCGGTGCATCCACGAGGCACGCCGGCGGATATCGGCGGCGGCGCCCGCGGCCGGGAACCCGCTCGTGCTGTTCGCCCCGACCGCGGGCCTCGACAACGACGGCCGCCGGATCAGTGTCGACCCGGACGGCCGGTCGTTCGCGCCGACCCGGCTGATCAACGCCCGCATACGCCGCGAGATCGCCAAGAGGCTGCTGCTGCACGAGTTCCCCGAGCCCCGGGTGCAGGCGATCATCTCGGAGGAGGACCCGTTCCAGGCCTACAGCGAGATGAGCGATCTGCTGATCCAGCACAACGCGCTGCTCTTCGTCGTGATCCCGCACATCCGGTGGAACGACGCCCATCTCCGGGCGGCTTTTCTGCGCACCTGTCTGAGCCCCGCGCACCCCAGGATCGTACTTTTCGTCGAAGTGAGCCACGGCGCCGCGGAGACCCCGAGGGACGTGACCGCCGCCCTCGCCGGATCGGCGGCCGTCACCCATCTCGCGCTGCGCGAGCTGGACTCCGAGGACATCTGGAGGTTCAGCCACAGCGCCCGCGCCGCCGGCGGCGGACCGCACAGCCTGGTCGAACCCGACAGGAGTTCCCTGATGGCAGCACACGACGAATGGAAACCCTCCGACGTGCGCGAACTGCGCAAGGTCTTCCACTCGGCCGCAAACGCCCTGCGCAGCGCGCCGCACCCCTGGGCGATCGACGCCGACGCGCTCAGACCCCACTGGGAGAGCCGGCGGGCGCGCCGCGACGCCCTGCTCCGTGAGCCGATCCTGCCCCGCCCCGGCGGCTGA
- a CDS encoding apolipoprotein A1/A4/E family protein encodes MAANSADTWYSNPFPLVPVVRLGPSADLGEAPVEAADSGNAHVSTPFLEDLEYLVRDYLRDRPRGRRRGRAIAVVGEFGLGKSHAAREVCNALARPDGPAMWIVDEPVQDFGRMYRDRLRGPADTPEGKAAFEELVRDYYAHVTAARVGERSSDTRPGRPDDIPLGDIALDDIATGLRDRVLDPDKVVSALRYDPEVMHADLRVTLSEVTEHRRFATAFALLQDPRFSSMVWAWLTGDEPAPQLRERGIKDAVTGIDPVFDALAVQGFLHGRFDKPYVLLIDSLEKVLDWPEDSRRTFVDAFERLVNVYVSQGGLLVFCTSPSGLNAFRPSLHERVVQLWPTRFTSELTADLVAEYVGSGARPDAVQGTGSIERWPAPFGSESVAILQELTGGVPREILKTCHRAWQLSGDGGGTVREVTPATVLRAVRALHGNVSEEQVLSTIHDAVAVGQWRIASVDPVPARGPAADGPLVVAYWLEPFPNAYIAIVVTSSVLVADDQERITARVRALRGTLHPARAEVLLVVNGHVSRTMRDRLARSLGSQPLLYRPGDFEQAVNEALDRLRARLTELRKEADLAELTSELRGALGEHSSQLGLLRRTVSDLARRDLVAAAPGPARTALPDPVEGRFEEVFSLLDAAVERLAGGSSGAGPDGSPSLRAGRADLAALGCATLVRQLTERFRAGADAWFRAASSGVRSEEQWAGLRRVCREYETAVEVLPVQSLGVSGPVHRPTAARAVEALADEVWGGLVSAVRAP; translated from the coding sequence GTGGCCGCAAACAGCGCAGACACCTGGTACAGCAACCCCTTCCCGCTGGTGCCGGTCGTGCGGCTCGGCCCGTCGGCAGACCTGGGTGAGGCACCGGTCGAGGCCGCCGACTCGGGCAACGCCCATGTCTCCACGCCGTTCCTCGAGGATCTCGAGTACCTGGTGCGCGACTACCTCCGGGACCGGCCCCGAGGCCGCCGGCGCGGCCGGGCGATCGCCGTGGTGGGAGAGTTCGGCCTGGGCAAGAGCCACGCGGCGCGCGAGGTCTGCAACGCGCTCGCCCGCCCGGACGGCCCGGCGATGTGGATCGTCGACGAACCCGTGCAGGACTTCGGCCGCATGTACCGCGACCGGCTGCGCGGCCCGGCGGACACCCCGGAGGGCAAGGCCGCGTTCGAGGAACTCGTCCGGGACTACTACGCGCACGTGACGGCGGCCCGGGTCGGCGAGCGGAGTTCCGATACACGGCCGGGCCGGCCGGACGACATCCCGCTCGGCGACATCGCCCTCGACGACATCGCCACCGGGCTGCGCGACCGCGTCCTGGACCCGGACAAGGTCGTCTCCGCCCTGCGCTACGACCCCGAGGTGATGCACGCCGATCTGCGGGTCACCCTCAGCGAGGTCACGGAGCACAGGAGGTTCGCCACCGCGTTCGCCCTGCTGCAGGACCCCCGGTTCAGTTCGATGGTCTGGGCGTGGCTGACCGGTGACGAGCCCGCCCCGCAGCTGAGGGAACGCGGCATCAAGGACGCCGTCACCGGCATCGACCCGGTCTTCGACGCGCTGGCCGTCCAGGGCTTCCTGCACGGCCGGTTCGACAAGCCGTACGTTCTGCTGATCGACTCGCTGGAGAAGGTGCTGGACTGGCCGGAGGACTCCCGGCGTACGTTCGTCGATGCCTTCGAGCGCCTGGTCAACGTGTATGTGAGCCAGGGGGGCCTGCTGGTGTTCTGCACGTCGCCCAGCGGGCTCAACGCGTTCCGCCCGAGCCTGCACGAGCGGGTGGTGCAGCTGTGGCCGACCCGCTTCACCTCGGAGCTGACGGCGGATCTGGTCGCCGAGTACGTCGGTTCGGGTGCCCGTCCGGACGCCGTCCAGGGAACGGGCTCGATCGAGCGGTGGCCCGCGCCCTTCGGTTCCGAGTCGGTCGCGATCCTCCAGGAACTCACCGGCGGGGTGCCCCGGGAGATCCTCAAGACCTGCCACCGGGCCTGGCAGTTGAGCGGGGACGGCGGCGGCACGGTCCGGGAGGTGACCCCCGCGACCGTACTGCGGGCCGTGCGCGCTCTGCACGGCAACGTCTCCGAGGAACAGGTGCTCTCCACGATCCACGACGCGGTGGCCGTGGGACAGTGGCGCATCGCCTCGGTCGACCCGGTCCCGGCGCGGGGGCCCGCCGCCGACGGGCCGCTGGTGGTGGCGTACTGGCTGGAGCCCTTCCCGAACGCCTACATCGCCATCGTGGTCACCTCGTCGGTGCTGGTCGCGGACGACCAGGAGCGCATCACCGCGCGCGTCCGGGCGCTGCGCGGCACACTCCATCCGGCCCGGGCCGAGGTGCTGCTGGTGGTCAACGGCCATGTGTCGCGGACCATGCGGGACCGGCTGGCGCGCTCGCTCGGATCGCAGCCCCTGCTGTACCGCCCGGGTGACTTCGAGCAGGCCGTGAACGAGGCCTTGGACCGGCTGCGCGCCCGGCTCACGGAACTCCGCAAGGAGGCCGATCTCGCGGAGCTGACCAGCGAGTTGCGCGGCGCGCTCGGCGAGCACAGTTCCCAACTGGGCTTGCTGCGCCGGACGGTGAGCGATCTGGCCCGGCGTGATCTGGTCGCGGCGGCGCCCGGCCCGGCGCGCACGGCGCTGCCGGACCCGGTCGAGGGCCGGTTCGAGGAGGTGTTCTCCCTCCTCGACGCGGCCGTGGAACGGCTGGCCGGCGGTTCGTCCGGGGCCGGTCCGGACGGGAGCCCGTCCCTGCGGGCGGGTCGGGCCGATCTGGCGGCGCTGGGCTGCGCCACCTTGGTCCGGCAGCTCACGGAGAGGTTCCGCGCGGGCGCCGACGCCTGGTTCCGCGCCGCCTCGTCCGGAGTGCGGTCCGAGGAGCAGTGGGCGGGGCTGCGCCGGGTCTGCCGGGAGTACGAGACGGCGGTCGAGGTGCTGCCCGTGCAGTCCCTCGGCGTTTCCGGCCCGGTCCATCGGCCGACCGCGGCGCGCGCGGTGGAGGCGCTCGCCGACGAGGTCTGGGGCGGGCTGGTCAGCGCGGTGCGGGCTCCGTGA